One window of the Salvia splendens isolate huo1 chromosome 1, SspV2, whole genome shotgun sequence genome contains the following:
- the LOC121746504 gene encoding YTH domain-containing protein ECT4-like, whose product MYNEGAPDYIIDQGLYYPTGTSYGYIFTGYEPTMDWEDQHRFSGVDSQDIHYTVATNENTPYVYYSPNYGYGQSPFNPYNPYIPGAVVGADGSIIPAQQFYALPSYEDHATSASYLPVVFQPRPDAVANGIVDSFIDTGGSFNKADGLGSKHNLALNTPNSSLTAMGDASGQRNSFGNMSQGRVNMGSGKQHPSSITSGSINSQAAPQISQIRGPQGMESSLHGKASAVGIQLKAAFTSGSGASTFKSINYSHASVKKVKPNMLSERAPDDERAGSDISSDQDRGSRMSKSKNQLIVKAYTLRAGNPDAQGNIIISRDQFNRVDFPVEYSNAKFFVIKSYSEDDVHKSIKYNVWSSTPNGNKKLSAVYEDAKRISAGDPRGCPIFLFFSVNASGQFCGIAEMTGPVDFNIDMDFWQQDKWSGSFPVKWHIIKDLPNPNFRHIILENNENKSVTNSRDTQEISFKKGLEMLKIFKGHTSKTSLLDDFMYYENRQRVLQGERARLFMKSYENPYPVPLSDPPCKHQSYQDFPPISDANAAKHDTNNSSMANERVVPSGAVSTCSASDHDPINGASVPGSRKGSADGMPNAVDELKISGLKIHSDEPGSECTLPTRAVSNKTNSEVVNVVTIGSMPVKVVDTESSGFLTVGTIPLDPRTLLHE is encoded by the exons ATGTACAACGAGGGAGCACCTGACTATATAATTGACCAGGGCTTGTATTATCCTACTGGCACCAGCTATGGATACATCTTTACAG GATATGAACCAACCATGGATTGGGAAGACCAGCATAGGTTTTCTGGTGTAGACAGTCAAGATATTCATTACACA GTTGCGACAAATGAGAACACACCCTATGTATATTATTCTCCCAATTATGGGTATGGGCAGTCACCTTTTAATCCATACAATCCTTATATTCCTGGTGCTGTGGTAGGAGCTGATGGATCAATTATACCAGCACAACAGTTCTATGCCCTTCCCTCGTATGAGGATCATGCTACATCGGCGTCATACCTGCCTGTAGTTTTCCAGCCAAGGCCTGATGCTGTTGCTAATGGGATTGTAGATTCATTTATTGATACTGGTGGATCTTTTAACAAGGCTGATGGCCTAGGTTCTAAACACAATTTGGCTCTGAATACTCCTAATTCCTCATTGACCGCAATGGGTGATGCCTCTGGTCAAAGAAACTCTTTTGGAAATATGTCTCAAGGTAGGGTGAATATGGGGAGTGGCAAGCAGCATCCATCAAGTATTACTTCTGGTAGTATTAATAGTCAAGCTGCACCGCAGATTTCCCAG attaGAGGCCCTCAAGGCATGGAGAGCTCTTTACATGGGAAAGCATCAGCTGTCGGTATCCAGTTAAAGGCTGCTTTTACTTCTGGAAGCGGAGCATCTACTTTCAAATCGATCAATTATTCCCATGCATCTGTAAAAAAAGTTAAGCCCAACATGCTTAGTGAGAGGGCTCCTGATGATGAAAGAGCTGGTTCTGATATATCTAGCGACCAGGATAGAGGATCTAGGATGAGCAAATCAAAGAACCAATTGATTGTTAAAGCCTATACATTAAGGGCTGGAAATCCTGATGCACAAGGAAACATCATTATCTCTAGAGATCAGTTTAACAGAGTTGATTTTCCAGTGGAATATTCAAATGCAAAGTTTTTCGTGATTAAGTCATATAGTGAGGATGATGTGCATAAGAGTATCAAGTATAATGTGTGGTCATCCACTCCCAATGGAAACAAGAAGCTTAGTGCTGTATATGAAGATGCCAAGAGAATATCTGCTGGAGACCCAAGAGGCTGCCccatctttctcttcttttct GTTAATGCGAGTGGCCAGTTCTGTGGTATTGCAGAAATGACCGGCCCAGTGGATTTCAACATAGATATGGATTTCTGGCAGCAAGATAAATGGAGTGGAAGCTTTCCTGTAAAATGGCACATCATAAAAGATTTGCCAAACCCAAATTTTAGGCACATCATATTGGAGAACAATGAGAACAAGTCAGTGACTAACAGCAGAGACACACAAGAG ATAAGCTTCAAGAAAGGCTTGGAGATGCTTAAAATATTCAAGGGCCACACGTCAAAGACATCCCTACTTGATGACTTCATGTACTATGAAAATAGACAGCGGGTTTTACAGGGAGAGAGAGCCAGGCTTTTCATGAAAAGCTATGAAAATCCTTATCCTGTTCCATTATCGGATCCTCCTTGCAAGCATCAGTCATATCAAGATTTTCCTCCTATTAGCGATGCAAATGCTGCCAAACATGATACCAATAATTCAAGTATGGCAAACGAAAGGGTAGTTCCCTCAGGGGCTGTATCAACTTGCTCCGCGAGCGACCATGATCCCATCAATGGAGCTAGTGTCCCCGGGAGCCGTAAAGGCTCAGCAGATGGAATGCCAAATGCAGTTGATGAACTTAAAATTAGTGGTTTGAAGATACATTCAGATGAGCCAGGTTCAGAGTGTACGCTCCCTACCAGGGCAGTATCTAACAAAACTAACAGTGAGGTGGTAAATGTTGTCACAATAGGGTCAATGCCTGTCAAAGTGGTGGATACCGAATCTTCTGGTTTTTTGACAGTGGGCACAATTCCACTGGATCCAAGAACTCTCCTTCATGAGTAG
- the LOC121797795 gene encoding pyruvate dehydrogenase (acetyl-transferring) kinase, mitochondrial-like, translated as MAATIKKASKDLVDEVRRWASMKQTGVSLRYMTEFGSRPTPRNLLISAQFLHKELPIRVARRAVELESLPYGLSLKPAVLKVRDWYLESFRDIRSFPEIKDNNDELDFTQMIKMVKVRHNNVVPMMALGVQQLKKDLNPKIVYEDLDEIHQFLDRFYMSRIGIRMLIGQHVALHDPDPPPDCVGYIHTKMSPVEVARNASEDARSICLREYGSAPDINIYGDPKFTFPYVPTHLHLMVFELVKNSLRAVQEQYMDSDEVAPPVRIIVADGLEDVTIKVSDEGGGIARSGLSKIFTYLYSTAKNPLDDQSDVDPETVTTMAGYGYGLPISRLYARYFGGDLQIISMEGYGTDAYLHLSRLGDSQEPLP; from the exons ATGGCGGCGACGATCAAGAAAGCGTCGAAAGATCTAGTCGATGAGGTTCGGAGATGGGCTTCCATGAAACAAACAGGCGTCAGCCTCCGTTACATGACCGAATTCGGCTCCCGCCCCACCCCCCGTAATCTCCTCATCTCTGCTCAATTCCTCCACAAGGAGCTCCCAATTCGCGTCGCCCGCCGCGCCGTCGAGCTCGAGTCTCTCCCCTACGGCCTCTCCCTTAAACCCGCCGTTTTGAAG GTAAGAGATTGGTATTTGGAGTCTTTCCGTGATATTAGATCCTTTCCGGAAATTAAAGATAACAACGATGAGTTGGATTTCACACAAATGATTAAGATGGTTAAAGTCAGACACAACAATGTGGTTCCTATGATGGCTTTGGGAGTGCAACAGTTGAAAAAAGATCTGAATCCAAAAATTGTTTACGAAGATCTGGATGAAATTCATCAATTTCTGGATCGGTTTTATATGTCTAGGATTGGGATCCGCATGCTTATTG GGCAGCATGTTGCGTTGCATGATCCGGATCCTCCTCCCGATTGTGTTGGATATATACATACTAAAATGTCCCCGGTTGAGGTTGCAAGAAATGCTAGTGAGGACGCCCGTTCCATTTGCTTGCGAGAATATGGCAGTGCCCCAGATATTAACATCTATGGAGACCCTAAGTTCACATTTCC TTATGTTCCCACTCACTTGCATCTAATGGTGTTTGAGTTGGTAAAGAATTCACTGCGTGCTGTTCAAGAACAATATATGGACTCAGACGAGGTTGCACCTCCCGTGAGGATAATAGTTGCTGATGGATTGGAAGATGTAACGATTAAG GTATCGGATGAAGGAGGTGGAATAGCCAGAAGCGGTCTTTCAAAGATTTTCACCTATCTTTATAGCACTGCAAAGAATCCCCTCGATGATCAGTCAGACGTTGACCCTGAAACAGTGACAACTATGGCAGGTTATGGTTATGGTCTTCCTATAAGCCGTTTGTATGCCAGGTACTTTGGAGGGGATCTACAAATTATCTCTATGGAAGGATACG GGACCGATGCTTACCTCCATCTGTCACGGTTGGGAGACTCTCAAGAACCTCTTCCTTGA